Proteins encoded together in one Penicillium digitatum chromosome 1, complete sequence window:
- a CDS encoding MFS general substrate transporter: MSGFHYAFSLPKSAVQQATPPGTVELYDYEGGSTSESAFSPQLRVSPTPSSCPSDPLNWSPWRKAMALLSASFYCLIANITSSSLSSALVFLAMDFHPPVAQADLTHLIAVNVLMLGCANIWWVPLSNVFGRRPIILCSLVMLTVCSVWTAKATSFNSILVARLFQGIAGAASETICPGVIGEIYFRHQRGRAMAIYTIFLVLGPIIGGIIGGYIAHAWGWRWTQWLNVIISGVSLLACFFFLPETLFDRDAAIAMAAATEDGGLEETKPTEMEKPNIEEIDRPIPVQVYEPYTFASSLKVGLYRGGLLQHFMAPWKTLRFPAVWLVMLHYGGLVGGMVTTSTVGPQFVSAPPYNWGANAGLINVGGFVGSIAGAAFTFFLADYVMKRQALRQSNGLSEPEARLPALIPGLFLATMGLLTFGFCGENPSKVGWLGLQFGYGMLTFGVMQVPSIGFNYVIESYSAFSHDCLVMITCLRAIIGFAWTFFVGTWVESRGAAEPFGIFGMFMGIVGLLTVPIYFWGKRIRIATQKWAPGQT; this comes from the exons ATGTCAGGCTTTCACTATGCCTTCTCATTGCCCAAATCGGCTGTCCAGCAGGCGACGCCTCCTGGAACAGTCGAGCTTTATG ATTATGAGGGAGGTTCAACATCCGAGTCAGCCTTCAGCCCCCAACTGCGTGTATCGCCAACGCCATCAAGCTGCCCGTCCGATCCATTGAATTGGAGTCCCTGGAGGAAGGCTATGGCCCTTCTCAGTGCCTCTTTCTACTGTTTGATAGCCAACATTACATCCTCCTCCCTGTCCAGTGCGTTGGTCTTTCTCGCCATGGACTTTCACCCACCAGTGGCTCAGGCAGACCTCACCCACCTGATTGCC GTCAACGTCTTGATGTTGGGCTGTGCCAACATCTGGTGGGTTCCTCTCTCGAACGTGTTCGGTCGCCGACCCATTATCCTTTGCAGTCTGGTGATGCTCACGGTGTGCTCCGTCTGGACAGCCAAAGCCACCTCTTTTAACAGTATTTTGGTTGCACGGCTCTTTCAGGGCATTGCTGGTGCAGCTTCGGAGACAATCTGTCCAGGTGTGATAGGCGAAATCTATTTTCGTCACCAGCGAGGAAGAGCGATG GCTATATACACTATCTTCCTTGTTCTCGGCCCTATTATCGGTGGTATCATTGGAGGCTATATTGCTCACGCCTGGGGATGGCGGTGGACGCAGTGGCTCAACGTCATTATCTCCGGGGTTTCACTCCTCGCGTGctttttcttccttccagaaaCCCTTTTTGACCGAGATGCTGCGATCGCCATGGCTGCCGCCACCGAGGATGGAGGACTAGAAGAAACGAAGCCGACAGAAATGGAGAAGCCCAACATTGAAGAGATAGACCGACCCATTCCAGTACAGGTGTATGAGCCCTACACATTTGCGAGTTCTCTAAAGGTTGGACTTTATCGTGGCGGGCTGCTGCAGCATTTCATGGCACCTTGGAAAACCCTTCGATTTCCTGCTGTATGGCTAGTCATGTTGCATTACGGGGGTCTGGTGGGTGGCATGGTCACGACTTCCACTGTGGGCCCGCAGTTTGTGTCCGCACCCCCATACAACTGGGGTGCAAATGCGGGCCTGATCAATGTCGGCGGCTTTGTCGGTAGCATTGCTGGAGCTGCTTTCACCTTTTTCCTTGCGGATTACGTCATGAAGCGGCAGGCATTGCGCCAGTCGAATGGGCTCAGTGAGCCTGAAGCCCGGCTGCCAGCCCTTATCCCGGGGCTGTTTCTTGCTACGATGGGCCTACTCACATTTGGCTTCTGTGGGGAAAACCCTTCTAAAGTCGGGTGGCTCGGCCTCCAATTCGGGTACGGGATGCTCACCTTCGGTGTCATGCAGGTCCCTTCGATTGGGTTCAACTAT GTTATCGAGTCCTATTCCGCATTTTCCCATGATTGCCTTGTGATGATCACCTGTCTGCGAGCCATCATCGGCTTCGCATGGACCTTTTTCGTCGGAACATGGGTTGAGTCGCGTGGAGCTGCGGAGCCTTTCGGAATATTCGGTATGTTCATGGGGATAGTTGGGTTATTGACTGTTCCCATATACTTTTGGGGTAAAAGAATCCGGATTGCGACACAGAAATGGGCTCCTGGCCAAACCTAG
- a CDS encoding Aromatic ring-opening dioxygenase family protein, producing the protein MSITPVHFFSHGSTMMLGEESESADYWKKCGDEALANGIKGVIMMGAHWGCSGNNRLEVAMNPRPTKSPVAYVHPSKYVDYELVPDLESGRKCIDLLSAEGFDVHANESLEWIHDTYLILIRMFPDRCPPTTIISTNMQYDPHFHMRAGAALRPLREQNYLIIGTGGAVHNLYRNVWRPMVRYSDNFSQETPPEKWALDFRQAVEDALVNNSGPALRRAMTRLMKHPHFRDAHATDDHYMAAVFAAGAAGSEADLGTTGRLMAETWELTNMCNSQFTIGQWPQASQAA; encoded by the exons ATGT CGATCACACCGGTGCATTTCTTTTCCCATGGATCAACCATGATGCTGGGGGAAGAGTCCGAGTCGGCCGACTACTGGAAAAAATGCGGCGATGAAGCCCTGGCCAATGGTATTAAGGGTGTAATCATGATG GGTGCCCACTGGGGCTGCTCAGGAAACAATCGCTTGGAAGTTGCGATGAATCCCCGTCCCACCAAGTCTCCCGTGGCGTATGTGCATCCGTCCAAGTACGTTGACTACGAGCTTGTGCCGGATCTTGAGAGTGGGCGCAAGTGCATCGACCTTCTATCCGCTGAGGGCTTTGACGTGCACGCCAACGAGAGCTTGGAATGGATTCACGATACCTATCTTATTCTTATTCGCATGTTTCCTGATCGGTGCCCCCCTACAACCATTATATCCACCAACATGCAGTATGATCCACACTTCCACATGCGTGCTGGCGCAGCTCTTCGGCCACTACGTGAGCAGAACTACCTGATCATTGGCACTGGCGGTGCGGTACATAACCTGTATCGAAATGTCTGGAGGCCCATGGTGCGATATAGTGACAACTTCTCCCAGGAAACGCCACCTGAGAAATGGGCTCTAGATTTTCGCCAGGCAGTAGAAGATGCCCTAGTAAACAACAGCGGGCCTGCTCTCCGCCGAGCCATGACTCGGCTTATGAAGCATCCTCATTTCCGAGACGCCCATGCCACGGATGACCACTACATGGCTGCCGTATTCGCGGCTGGGGCAGCCGGCAGTGAAGCCGATTTGGGAACAACCGGAAGGCTTATGGCAGAAACTTGGGAGCTGACGAACATGTGCAATTCCCAATTTACCATCGGGCAGTGGCCCCAGGCATCACAAGCTGCTTAA
- a CDS encoding C6 transcription factor RegA gives MFQCGTCSQSFTRIDHLGRHVRSHTQEKPYRCSVCNKRFGRVDLLSRHSALHDPHRESASTKRRCTEGNSAPIRASQACEGCAENHLRCDDDKPCRRCLRRGIRCTLPTRSVEGTPLTPVTRLGANTPGTDENSRPSPLLQPPQPPQPQVVGGACTSLGYSNQTEPVNAGNLSQLAAGRTTDVGVDLTERSDALLGAYSAVLPPDQEDSMSDLSPIPRGGLVAFGLETNLDFSMVDLSFLESYNARAPFEYEAATVSTLAPTVQTVENEATHADHAAREDRSMQRLRWRFVPVPQDHGYAEHGNLLLSSQPGPDTPPKSLRNLDMGLGPDNCLDLASRDKILSIVLSQMPQPFSLNAASFPSPELLDRLIRYFLTVPFSSAGAWIHRSTFTPKKSRPELLLAMAAAGAVLTPDPPLRKLGFAMQEVVRHRLPAAFEADNTLVRDLELHQAFLLSLEISLWSGNSRKMEISESFRYPLITMLRRQGRFDAARYPPVIVHPVDSGQTLDDKWRLWVREESIKRLVYHLWQYDAHCSMVLLTSPLISYAELSLPLPACSTLWNAPDAKQWKERFCAQQAGGQSVSCPARLTECVFNMDLLESHRHEVDMRLSCTAVLHALWGLIWEYRQMSLLTSSTNSHSTSVFAPSQPWSSGLLMASRYQQLTDMLNYFGIGYRNENALYWHSTLMHMHMSLEEIQLLAVTLEQSESVDRVPPAIEAWSGSKEGRQAVWHSAQIIHELRALAPQCLREFAAVALYHSTLALWAYGMGVANITGTSTAQVPIFLDSPETEHVQMFISFGRGQPMLHGESLEDHAVDLCDPTKVLALALQLMHRNHSGPDAYEPPLVMNIVHAVQKLLEVTTWSR, from the exons ATGTTCCAGTGTGGAACCTGTTCACAATCATTCACCCGCATTGACCATCTCGGTCGCCACGTTCGCTCCC ACACCCAGGAGAAGCCGTATCGTTGCTCCGTATGCAACAAGCGGTTCGGTCGCGT TGACCTGTTGTCCCGCCATTCAGCTCTTCATGACCCCCACAGAGAGTCCGCTTCTACGAAGCGGCGGTGCACCGAGGGCAATAGTGCGCCAATTCGGGCGTCGCAGGCCTGCGAGGGCTGCGCCGAGAACCACCTCCGCTGCGACGATGACAAGCCCTGCCGTCGATGTCTACGGAGAGGGATCCGCTGCACCTTGCCCACCAGGTCTGTGGAGGGTACTCCACTGACTCCGGTAACCCGGTTAGGGGCAAACACTCCCGGCACTGATGAGAATTCACGACCCTCGCCATTGCTACAGCCACCACAGCCACCACAGCCACAGGTTGTCGGCGGGGCCTGCACATCACTGGGCTATAGCAATCAAACAGAACCGGTGAATGCGGGCAACCTGTCCCAGCTGGCAGCAGGTCGGACGACTGATGTAGGAGTAGACTTGACGGAGAGGTCTGATGCATTGTTGGGGGCATATTCCGCTGTGCTACCTCCAGACCAGGAGGACTCAATGTCCGATCTCTCCCCGATTCCCCGGGGGGGACTGGTGGCATTTGGCCTAGAGACCAATCTCGATTTCAGTATGGTCGACCTTAGCTTCCTCGAGTCTTACAATGCACGCGCACCTTTCGAGTACGAAGCGGCCACAGTGTCCACTCTTGCACCAACGGTGCAGACTGTCGAGAACGAGGCCACACATGCAGATCACGCAGCAAGAGAGGACCGGTCAATGCAGCGCCTCCGATGGCGCTTTGTGCCCGTTCCTCAAGACCATGGCTATGCTGAACACGGTAACTTGCTCCTCAGCAGCCAGCCTGGACCGGATACGCCCCCAAAGAGTCTCCGGAATCTCGACATGGGACTCGGTCCTGACAATTGCCTCGACCTGGCGTCTCGCGACAAGATCTTGAGCATCGTGTTGAGCCAGATGCCACAGCCCTTCTCGCTAAACGCGGCCTCGTTCCCCTCTCCAGAGCTGCTGGATCGCCTTATTCGATACTTTCTAACCGTGCCATTCTCCAGCGCGGGCGCTTGGATCCATCGAAGCACGTTCACACCCAAAAAGTCTCGCCCGGAACTCTTGCTAGCCATGGCTGCGGCGGGCGCGGTGCTTACTCCCGATCCGCCCTTGCGGAAGCTCGGATTTGCAATGCAGGAGGTTGTCCGACATCGACTTCCCGCCGCATTCGAGGCCGACAATACCCTAGTCCGGGATCTTGAACTGCACCAGGCGTTTCTCCTATCTCTCGAGATCAGCTTATGGAGTGGCAACAGTCGCAAGATGGAAATTTCCGAGAGTTTCCGCTACCCATTGATTACCATGCTGCGACGCCAAGGCCGGTTTGATGCGGCCAGATATCCGCCTGTCATTGTGCACCCAGTCGACTCAGGCCAAACGCTGGACGATAAATGGAGGCTCTGGGTCCGTGAGGAGTCTATCAAGCGTCTAGTGTACCACTTATGGCAATACGACGCACACTGTTCCATGGTGCTTCTGACCAGCCCCCTTATCTCCTACGCCGAGTTatcacttcctcttccaGCTTGTTCGACTCTGTGGAACGCCCCTGATGCAAAACAATGGAAAGAACGTTTCTGCGCCCAGCAGGCTGGGGGGCAATCCGTTTCATGCCCAGCGCGTCTCACGGAATGTGTGTTCAACATGGATCTACTTGAAAGTCACCGCCACGAGGTAGACATGAGGTTGTCCTGCACCGCCGTTCTGCACGCTCTATGGGGTCTTATCTGGGAGTACCGGCAAATGAGTCTGCTTACTAGCAGTACCAACAGCCACAGTACCTCCGTATTCGCTCCTTCCCAACCCTGGTCTAGCGGCTTGCTCATGGCGTCGCGGTACCAACAGCTCACTGATATGCTAAACTATTTCGGCATCGGATACCGAAATGAGAACGCATTATACTGGCACAGTACCCTGATGCATATGCACATGTCCCTTGAAGAGATTCAACTTCTCGCGGTCACACTTGAGCAGTCTGAGTCAGTAGACCGGGTTCCTCCTGCAATCGAGGCGTGGTCGGGGAGCAAGGAAGGTCGCCAAGCTGTGTGGCATTCCGCTCAAATTATCCATGAGCTTCGAGCCCTGGCGCCGCAGTGTTTGCGTGAGTTCGCCGCCGTTGCGCTGTATCATTCAACCCTGGCACTGTGGGCGTATGGAATGGGAGTAGCGAACATAACCGGCACGTCCACTGCGCAGGTGCCCATTTTCCTTGACTCCCCGGAAACCGAGCATGTGCAGATGTTCATTTCCTTTGGGCGAGGTCAGCCAATGCTGCACGGCGAATCCCTTGAAGACCATGCCGTAGACTTGTGCGATCCAACGAAAGTTTTGGCTCTGGCCCTTCAGTTGATGCACCGTAATCATAGCGGCCCCGATGCCTATGAACCTCCTCTAGTGATGAACATCGTACATGCTGTGCAGAAGCTACTTGAGGTGACCACATGGTCCCGGTAG